One segment of Alistipes finegoldii DSM 17242 DNA contains the following:
- a CDS encoding Ig-like domain-containing protein: protein MKKLLYAFLIAAVAAVHSGCKDDEETFVHVEKVSIDVRELHLNPGKTYQLSVTIEPADATNRRIAWYSSNTNVATVDKSGLVTALAFGEVTLTAEANDMHVNDAIRLTIDDVDNSIPIESLTLDATSKTFDFAADPGVGAFRFAPAILPENATNKKLKWTSDDPLVAGIDDDGVLVPVSHGKTTIRVSTTDGGNKTARCEVTVIGVKDRNYDSADDYYKIIYFPVNITVKDENGQDTEQTWLDRNLGAKGIAAASNDHTAFGSLFQWSRKADGHEKTKWTSATAGSFVNALAPLNTPTADRRESGREGFMPTNKEPHDWARDDTSNRDGLWGGRFEDKTYAAPLDAATQDNNPCPPGYRVPTVNEFIEMAKAVTGLETMVYGDTSYKVTDLAAVFARSPLKMPWAGQAVVGGTVSGGRGVYWTNMPIIAGAGNIFTNAARFIMLNGTSVYLNNYQRTNAYSVRCIRHTPLDKASAEMR from the coding sequence ATGAAAAAACTTCTTTACGCTTTTCTGATCGCCGCCGTCGCTGCCGTCCACTCCGGCTGCAAAGACGACGAGGAGACATTCGTCCATGTCGAGAAAGTAAGCATCGACGTTCGGGAACTGCACCTCAACCCCGGCAAGACGTACCAGCTTTCGGTCACGATCGAACCGGCGGACGCCACCAACCGGAGAATCGCTTGGTACAGCTCCAATACCAACGTGGCCACCGTCGACAAGAGCGGTCTGGTCACGGCGCTGGCTTTCGGCGAAGTGACGCTCACGGCCGAAGCCAACGACATGCACGTCAACGACGCGATCCGTCTCACGATCGACGACGTGGACAACAGCATTCCCATCGAAAGCCTGACGCTCGACGCCACGTCCAAGACATTCGACTTCGCGGCCGATCCGGGTGTCGGAGCCTTCCGGTTCGCCCCGGCGATCCTGCCGGAGAACGCCACGAACAAAAAGCTCAAGTGGACCTCCGACGATCCGCTCGTCGCCGGAATCGACGACGACGGAGTGCTGGTTCCCGTATCGCACGGCAAAACGACCATCCGCGTCTCGACCACCGACGGCGGAAATAAAACCGCCCGGTGCGAAGTGACCGTGATCGGCGTAAAGGACCGCAACTACGATTCGGCCGACGACTATTACAAGATCATCTATTTCCCCGTGAACATCACCGTCAAGGACGAGAACGGGCAGGATACGGAACAGACATGGCTCGACCGCAATCTCGGCGCAAAGGGCATCGCCGCCGCATCCAACGACCACACGGCCTTCGGATCGCTCTTCCAGTGGTCGCGCAAAGCCGACGGACACGAAAAGACCAAATGGACATCGGCCACGGCAGGTTCGTTCGTCAACGCCCTCGCACCGCTGAACACCCCCACCGCCGACCGCCGGGAGTCGGGCCGGGAAGGTTTCATGCCGACCAACAAGGAACCCCACGACTGGGCGCGCGACGACACGTCGAACCGGGACGGACTCTGGGGCGGCCGCTTCGAGGACAAGACGTATGCGGCGCCGCTCGATGCCGCCACGCAGGACAACAACCCCTGCCCTCCGGGCTACCGCGTACCGACGGTGAACGAATTCATCGAGATGGCCAAAGCCGTCACCGGACTCGAAACGATGGTCTACGGCGACACCTCCTACAAGGTGACCGATCTGGCCGCCGTATTCGCCCGAAGCCCGCTCAAGATGCCGTGGGCAGGACAGGCCGTCGTCGGAGGAACCGTATCGGGAGGCCGCGGCGTCTACTGGACGAACATGCCCATCATCGCCGGCGCAGGCAACATCTTCACCAATGCGGCGCGTTTCATCATGCTCAACGGCACCAGCGTATACCTGAACAACTACCAGCGCACCAACGCCTACTCGGTGCGGTGCATCCGCCACACTCCGCTCGACAAGGCGTCCGCCGAAATGAGATAA
- a CDS encoding LacI family DNA-binding transcriptional regulator, producing the protein MKKLEMIKHATIKDLAQALGISKSTVSRALADHSDVKPETKRLVLEMAEKMNYRPNPYAQNLIRRRSKVIGVVVPEFVNSFFPRIIIQIQKVFEKEGFNVLITQSGESAEIELKNLHLLENSMVEGIILSVTEKGRNDEYYRRLIDNGIPIVFFNRPSNEVEASKVVIDDFRMAFFAVEHVLYANGTKRTRPLHLMGPKGIFNSATRHQGYKQALSKHGIAPAPDTFVQCRDISRECGFETMNAILDGDRIPDAVFCFNDQLAIGALKAIKKRGYRIPEQIAVMGFSESQSALLTEPQLSSVAQPLDLIGETAANLLLEKIKNPDAPDRTVVLDARINIRESTDVRPQQ; encoded by the coding sequence GTGAAAAAGCTGGAAATGATAAAACATGCCACGATAAAGGATCTCGCCCAAGCTCTGGGCATATCCAAATCCACTGTTTCACGCGCTTTGGCCGATCACTCCGACGTCAAGCCGGAGACCAAACGGCTGGTGCTCGAAATGGCCGAAAAGATGAACTACCGGCCTAATCCGTACGCCCAGAACCTGATACGCAGACGCTCGAAGGTCATCGGCGTCGTCGTACCCGAATTCGTCAATTCGTTTTTCCCGCGCATCATCATCCAGATACAGAAGGTCTTCGAGAAGGAGGGATTCAACGTCCTGATCACCCAGTCGGGCGAATCCGCAGAGATCGAGCTCAAGAATCTGCATCTGCTGGAAAACAGCATGGTGGAGGGCATCATCCTTTCCGTCACCGAAAAGGGCCGCAACGACGAATATTACCGGAGACTGATCGACAACGGAATCCCGATCGTCTTCTTCAACCGTCCGAGCAACGAGGTCGAAGCCAGCAAAGTGGTCATCGACGATTTCCGGATGGCGTTCTTCGCCGTGGAGCACGTTCTCTACGCCAACGGGACAAAGCGCACCCGGCCGCTGCACCTGATGGGACCGAAAGGGATTTTCAACTCGGCCACACGCCACCAAGGTTACAAGCAGGCGCTCAGCAAACACGGCATCGCCCCCGCGCCCGATACCTTCGTCCAATGCAGGGACATCTCCCGCGAATGCGGCTTCGAGACCATGAACGCGATACTCGACGGCGACCGCATTCCCGACGCGGTGTTCTGTTTCAACGACCAACTCGCCATCGGGGCGCTCAAGGCGATCAAAAAACGGGGTTACCGCATTCCGGAACAGATCGCCGTGATGGGCTTCTCGGAGTCGCAGTCGGCCCTGCTGACCGAACCGCAGCTGAGTTCCGTGGCCCAGCCCCTCGACCTGATCGGCGAAACGGCGGCCAACCTGCTGCTGGAAAAGATCAAGAATCCCGACGCTCCGGACCGCACGGTGGTACTCGATGCACGGATCAACATCCGCGAATCCACCGACGTAAGGCCGCAGCAATAG
- a CDS encoding glycoside hydrolase family 97 protein translates to MRTTAFFAFMALLSAGCGGTAQKSPSGNIRAEVFAGKEGLYYTVTHDGRTVIDTSALGITIDDTELFRDAALRPAGTRKIDETYSVTGRKAVSEGRCNEYLFDVTHRPSAYKYRLQTRLYDDGFAYRFVLPGDGTRTVNGEAAQWRPPHQSRVWFAERNSGWKLLTYAGEWISTTADSLHIVSRQGPVQTMPLLYRPPDEYVMIAEAALYDYSGMRLRAEPGASLRADFTEQEGFELSGDIVTPWRVTIIARDLDALVNTDIITSLNPAPDPELFADTSWIVPGRSLWSWWSGIDGGFMTLEGEKRVIDTAASLGIEYSTVDDGWEERPDKWKFLHELAGYAQSRGVGLFVWRHWEKLNDPADDYRQMRGFLDSVAAVGIKGVKVDFMNGEGIRQIDFNTHLLKNAARRRLLVNLHGCQKPTGEIRTYPNEITREGVRGIELNRITANYEKRMRDESRTPDPDRYVPGDENQNIPASHNAALPFTRGVLGAADYTPVAFTMPGGTTAAHQLAFALLLDSPLLTIAENPFVLSGDERYRPALDIIRRLPTVWDETVVLPQSEIGRLAVIARRKGGTWYIAGVNTAPAEVTIPAGLIPATARKAQIARDAADGSLQTTEVALPAPEPLSVQLPENGGFIAVLE, encoded by the coding sequence GTGAGAACAACAGCATTTTTCGCCTTCATGGCCCTTCTGTCCGCAGGCTGCGGCGGCACCGCACAAAAAAGCCCTTCGGGCAACATCCGGGCAGAGGTATTCGCCGGCAAGGAGGGGTTGTACTACACCGTAACCCACGACGGCCGCACGGTCATCGACACCTCGGCCTTGGGCATAACCATCGACGACACGGAGCTGTTCCGCGATGCGGCCCTGCGCCCGGCAGGCACACGGAAAATCGACGAGACCTACTCCGTCACGGGACGCAAAGCCGTATCGGAGGGGCGGTGCAACGAATACCTCTTCGACGTGACGCACCGTCCTTCGGCCTATAAATACCGGCTCCAGACGCGTCTCTACGACGACGGCTTCGCCTACCGGTTCGTCCTGCCGGGAGACGGCACGCGGACCGTCAACGGGGAAGCGGCCCAATGGCGGCCGCCCCACCAGAGCAGGGTCTGGTTCGCCGAGCGGAATTCCGGGTGGAAACTGCTCACCTATGCCGGAGAGTGGATATCCACGACGGCCGACAGCCTGCACATCGTCTCCCGACAGGGACCGGTGCAGACCATGCCGCTGCTCTACCGCCCCCCCGACGAATACGTGATGATAGCCGAAGCCGCGCTGTACGACTACAGCGGCATGCGTTTGCGCGCGGAACCCGGAGCCAGCCTGCGGGCCGACTTCACCGAACAGGAGGGATTCGAGCTGTCAGGCGACATCGTCACCCCGTGGCGCGTCACGATCATCGCCCGCGACCTCGACGCACTGGTAAATACCGACATCATCACCAGTCTCAACCCGGCTCCCGACCCGGAACTGTTCGCCGACACGTCGTGGATCGTCCCCGGACGCTCGCTGTGGAGCTGGTGGAGCGGCATCGACGGCGGCTTCATGACCCTCGAAGGCGAAAAGCGGGTGATCGACACCGCAGCATCGCTGGGCATCGAGTACAGCACCGTCGACGACGGGTGGGAAGAGCGTCCCGACAAATGGAAATTCCTGCACGAGCTGGCCGGATACGCCCAATCCCGCGGCGTGGGGCTGTTCGTATGGCGCCATTGGGAGAAGCTCAACGATCCGGCGGACGACTACCGCCAGATGCGCGGCTTTCTGGACTCGGTCGCGGCGGTCGGCATAAAGGGCGTCAAGGTGGACTTCATGAACGGCGAAGGCATACGCCAGATCGACTTCAACACCCACCTGCTCAAAAACGCGGCGCGGCGCAGGCTGCTGGTCAATCTCCACGGCTGCCAGAAGCCGACGGGCGAAATCCGCACCTACCCCAACGAAATCACCCGCGAGGGCGTGCGTGGCATCGAACTCAACCGCATCACGGCCAACTACGAAAAGCGGATGCGGGACGAAAGCCGCACCCCCGATCCGGACCGCTACGTCCCCGGCGACGAAAACCAGAACATTCCGGCCAGCCACAATGCGGCCCTGCCCTTCACGCGCGGCGTACTGGGCGCCGCGGACTACACTCCGGTCGCATTCACCATGCCCGGCGGCACGACGGCCGCCCACCAGCTGGCGTTCGCGCTGCTGCTCGACTCGCCGCTGCTGACGATCGCCGAAAATCCGTTCGTCCTCTCCGGCGACGAGCGTTACCGCCCGGCGCTCGACATCATCCGCCGCCTGCCGACGGTATGGGACGAAACGGTCGTCCTGCCGCAAAGCGAGATCGGGCGGCTGGCCGTCATCGCCCGCCGCAAGGGCGGCACGTGGTACATAGCCGGTGTGAACACCGCTCCCGCAGAGGTGACGATTCCCGCCGGATTGATCCCCGCGACGGCCCGAAAGGCGCAGATCGCCCGCGACGCGGCGGACGGTTCGCTGCAGACGACCGAGGTCGCACTGCCGGCGCCGGAACCCCTCAGCGTGCAGTTGCCGGAGAATGGGGGATTTATCGCCGTGCTCGAATAA